In Glycine soja cultivar W05 chromosome 10, ASM419377v2, whole genome shotgun sequence, the genomic stretch CCCATACTGACTCAAATAATACAGACTTATTATTACACAAGCTTCTACCAATTAATCAACATGTATTTTTACaagaattgaaagaaaaaacaaccATACTCACTTTTTCTAACTTCAGATCAGCTTCCTTGAGTGCTCTCAGAAGATGAATAATTCGGTATTGAAGTTTTGCATTTTCTGCAACAAGCATTTGAGcctgcaaataaaaaattattagtaaagAATGTATGATATTCAACTAATAGAGAAATGTAATGTAATATAAGCCATAAATGAGTACAACCTTCTCTTTTTCAGAAATTAACTCTACGTTTGCAACTTCTAACTTTGACTGAAGATCATTAATCACTTTCAAGTTTTCCTCGTTTCCAGTACCTGAGCAAGTCtcatatatatgtaatttaggCCCACGATCTCAAGGATAGACTTCAATCTGAAAATACTAATGGTTTTGCTGAGTACCTTAGCATAGCACCTACCTTTTTTACTATTCAAGGCTGCTTCTAGTCTTGATAAGCGCTCCTACAATATAGATATGCTGGTAAGAgagttgtaacttgtaagaaAACCTTCAGTAATTCAGTCACACAGTTTTAACAAAACTTAACCCGCCCCTTAAAAAAGAgcacaagagagagagaaagcttTAACAAAGTCTATGAAGAAGTAGTCTCAGATTTTTGGGATACACAGGAAACAGGAACATGTGGACATAAGACAAGTGTCATT encodes the following:
- the LOC114370352 gene encoding uncharacterized protein LOC114370352 — protein: MAERAKPIDFELTLKPFYQRASEAEERLSRLEAALNSKKGTGNEENLKVINDLQSKLEVANVELISEKEKAQMLVAENAKLQYRIIHLLRALKEADLKLEKATVHEQLQSMKLQGS